Proteins encoded in a region of the Neodiprion virginianus isolate iyNeoVirg1 chromosome 2, iyNeoVirg1.1, whole genome shotgun sequence genome:
- the LOC124298249 gene encoding disintegrin and metalloproteinase domain-containing protein unc-71 isoform X5: MFWVYCGLFVLVIAVPGFTSSADSTSKREADYTLDDSFWNEESPVGEVERLLREYRQNQELVRNIGAHYYQIIYPVQLRHHEKMGISTREVGAKNPPRNGHGDNSYQNQRGRSRTGKHYHRTSILLKAFNHKFRLDLELNTQLLAPNLMQKHFLPSGAEQVSKQEIEHCFYHGTVKDYPGASAAFHTCDGVSGVIHLGNETFVMHPFYGGDMSQKHPHVIFEARTKANKGCANLVTNRQPKNRRQKHILGLSEDTFTRYKRDVREATKYIETAMIIDKAMFDKRNGSTRMQVVYDAIQVANIADLYFRTLNTRVSVVYIETWQGSNQAPINKSSEINKALQNFSDYTKRKLFSVEKDTTQLLTGETFHGESGIAVPGTVCSATSVGISVDLNSYEPHLVAGTMAHMIGHNIGMGHDNGREQCICRDWHGCIMAQSIVGLENVQPYKFSGCSKSDYEDALRLGHGICLLNKPNELASSVTGTCGNKKIDDGEDCDCGTIENCHEKDPCCDPITCKLTTEAECAGGPCCDNCKLRARGVVCRESTNECDLSEVCSGESGQCPIDVYKKNGSPCGNNSGYCFDGVCPALNLQCEQVWGYGGIAADKQCFEQFNSKGAINGHCGTDSSGHLVKCEAENIHCGSLQCQSGNKQPVISGMDQLYSRTIISIKGQDYECKSTTGTVEGSEMPDMGLVRDGTTCGDNLICVNQTCTSRFPHEHTGKCPTNRDDNECSGKGICTNRNKCHCNNGWAGPDCSILQELTTAGPTTSSTAMSGKSGLESKMAKKETPYENYHGSNTIFLVGMLMSVVGGVFIVFALMALCYRRKSTIQKYDPPYSKKPAQKNYTGVSGNHNPEDAALDRVNKMLTFGSMPSYSRDESQRVLFRPMNNVVTGDGTRLKEHKPQTKRSGIEVEDGGTGAEEAVSFIDLPPNSLAKLPEKGILKKHGGYGIVMPDSCIKEKWADVDSHESDNQDAIMSQSENNLGGLLGIGGGGTISEVERTLKSLNGYHEDIIEALRNAASHRGLATTPSGSCSLLNEDAVRKSLAECDYVDSYSKRSGSQENMCENIRDDHSENRDDEDDDGAVPPCGTIRIRNLEDLIRQLEHHSMRNMSPSGSEDIRISESDRQYRIDSSVCSESSQGSRRCSRGRDDDSRFVYARYRQPSSGRSPYGTHQRPLGHQMHEEEGIYETADPDRGSNNRGETPDSESDAFIQAQQQLARWTNEDGVQYRPPQQSPPFPTSSTGTTIHQPHLKLLLQLRKQQELQRQKQQAGLEMEKKREEGQEEELDMEYQEERKDMEDSEQRQQQGTENHPIKHRGYYPSPPHSENGLHDMHVEKEAINAQSQQQNPPEIHHGIDVNHMPNVNNCPLDDEEDDDDNFSLDCNIKNDSQKELLNTNNTSNNENTALLPPSHFPEYKH, translated from the exons agGCCGACTATACTTTAGATGATTCCTTTTGGAATGAAGAAAGTCCTGTTG gcGAGGTTGAGAGATTACTACGCGAATACAGACAGAACCAAGAGCTAGTACGAAATATCGGGGCCCATTACTATCAGATAATATACCCGGTCCAGTTGCGGCATCACGAGAAAATGGGAATATCCACAAGAGAAGTTGGGGCCAAG AACCCGCCAAGAAACGGACACGGAGATAACAGTTATCAGAATCAAAGAGGACGATCACGC ACGGGAAAACACTATCATCGGACGTCCATTCTTCTCAAGGCCTTCAACCATAAATTTCGTCTAGACTTAGAATTAAATAC GCAACTGTTAGCTCCGAATTTGATGCAGAAGCACTTTTTGCCAAGCGGTGCCGAACAAGTATCGAAACAG GAAATCGAGCACTGTTTTTATCACGGAACGGTCAAGGATTACCCGGGAGCAAGTGCGGCTTTTCACACCTGCGACGGAGTGAGCGGTGTTATTCATTTAGGCAACGAAACATTCGTCATGCATCCCTTCTACGGCGGGGATATGTCG CAGAAACATCCACACGTCATATTTGAAGCTCGTACAAAGGCTAATAAAGGCTGCGCAAATCTGGTTACTAATCGTCAGCCAAAAAATCGTAGGCAAAAACATATCCTCGGCCTTTCCGAAGACACATTCACCCGGTACAAACGTGACGTCCGCGAGGCCACAAAGTACATCGAAACAGCCATGATAATCGACAAGGCTATG TTTGACAAGAGGAATGGCAGTACGAGAATGCAAGTTGTCTACGACGCGATACAGGTTGCGAATATTGCAGACTTG TACTTTCGCACCCTGAATACAAGAGTGTCTGTAGTCTACATAGAAACGTGGCAAGGAAGTAACCAGGCACCGATAAACAAGAGCAGCGAAATAAATAAGGCACTTCAGAACTTCAGCGATTATACAAAGAGGAAACTTTTCAGCGTTGAGAAAGACACTACGCAGTTACTGAC GGGCGAAACATTCCACGGAGAATCGGGCATCGCGGTACCGGGAACGGTATGTTCAGCAACCTCGGTGGGAATAAGCGTCGACCTGAACAGTTACGAGCCTCACCTAGTCGCCGGTACGATGGCTCACATGATAGGTCACAACATCGGAATGGGTCACGACAACGGGA gAGAGCAATGCATCTGCAGAGACTGGCACGGTTGTATAATGGCGCAGTCGATAGTAGGCCTGGAAAATGTTCAACCGTATAAATTTTCCGGATGCAGTAAATCGGACTACGAAGACGCGTTGAGACTAGGCCACGGTATTTGTTTGCTCAACAAACCAAACGAG CTGGCATCATCGGTGACGGGGACTTGTGGCAACAAGAAAATCGACGACGGAGAAGACTGCGATTGCGGTACGATTGAAAATTGTCATGAAAAAGATCCCTGCTGTGATCCGATCACCTGCAAGCTAACCACCGAAGCGGAATGCGCTGGAGGTCCGTGCTGTGACAACTGCAAG CTTCGTGCTCGGGGCGTCGTTTGCCGTGAGTCAACAAACGAGTGCGACCTCTCCGAGGTGTGTTCCGGTGAATCGGGCCAGTGTCCGATCGACGTCTACAAGAAAAACGGAAGCCCCTGCGGCAACAACAGCGGATATTGTTTCGACGGCGTTTGTCCGGCCCTTAATCTACAGTGCGAACAGGTCTGGGGATACGGCGGTATCGCTGCCGACAAACAGTGCTTCGAACAGTTCAACTCCAAGGGGGCGATAAACGGTCATTGCGGGACCGACTCGAGTGGTCATCTGGTCAAGTGCGAGGCAGA GAACATTCATTGCGGTTCGCTGCAGTGCCAATCTGGTAACAAACAGCCGGTTATTTCGGGCATGGATCAGCTTTACTCGAGAACTATAATCAGCATAAAGGGTCAAGACTACGAGTGCAA GTCGACAACAGGGACTGTTGAGGGCTCCGAAATGCCGGACATGGGTCTAGTCAGAGACGGGACAACGTGCGGCGACAATCTG ATATGCGTCAATCAGACATGCACCAGTCGCTTTCCACACGAGCACACTGGCAAATGTCCTACAAATCGTGACGATAACGAATGCTCGGGAAAAGGA ATATGCACGAACAGAAATAAATGCCACTGTAATAACGGATGGGCAGGGCCCGACTGTTCGATACTTCAGGAGCTGACAACAGCGGGGCCAACAACATCCAGCACAGCAATGTCTGGTAAATCTGGCCTAGAGAGTAAAATGGCGAAGAAAGAAACCCCCTACG AGAACTACCACGGCTCAAACACTATATTTTTAGTTGGTATGCTCATGTCGGTGGTAGGGGGTGTTTTCATAGTATTTGCTCTGATGGCTCTCTGCTACAG AAGGAAAAGCACCATACAAAAATACGATCCACCATATTCAAAAAAACCAGCACAGAAAAACTACACAGGCGTATCCGGTAACCACAACCCCGAGGACGCCGCCCTCGACAGAGTCAACAAGATGCTCACATTCGGCAGCATGCCGTCCTACAG CCGCGACGAGAGCCAGCGCGTCCTGTTCCGACCCATGAATAACGTCGTCACCGGGGACGGGACACGGCTAAA GGAGCATAAGCCACAGACGAAGAGGTCGGGAATCGAAGTGGAAGACGGAGGTACGGGAGCCGAGGAGGCTGTCTCTTTCATTGATCTCCCACCAAACAGTCTCGCAAAGTTGCCTGAGAAAGGAATTTTAAAGAAACACGGTGGTTATGGTATTGTAATGCCTGATAGTTGTATAAAAGAAAAGTGGGCCGATGTCGACTCACACGAATCGGATAACCAAGACGCGATAATGTCCCAGTCGGAAAATAACTTGGGTGGCTTGTTAGGTATAGGGGGTGGTGGAACGATATCGGAGGTTGAAAGGACACTAAAAAGCTTAAACGGTTACCACGAGGACATAATAGAGGCCCTGCGAAATGCCGCATCGCATCGGGGCCTCGCGACAACGCCGTCGGGGAGTTGCAGCCTCCTCAACGAGGACGCTGTCAGGAAGTCGTTGGCCGAGTGCGACTACGTCGATTCTTACAGCAAGCGCTCGGGCAGCCAGGAAAATATGTGCGAAAATATACGCGACGATCATTCGGAGAATcgcgacgacgaggacgacgacggTGCCGTTCCACCTTGCGGTACAATACGCATAAGGAACCTCGAGGACCTCATCAGACAGCTGGAGCACCATTCGATGCGCAACATGAGTCCGAGCGGTTCCGAGGACATTCGGATATCCGAGAGCGATCGTCAGTACAGGATAGACTCGTCCGTATGCAGCGAATCTTCTCAAGG AAGTCGTCGGTGCAGTCGAGGACGCGACGACGATTCGAGATTCGTTTACGCCAGATATCGACAGCCGTCGTCAGGTCGCAGTCCTTACGGAACTCACCAACGTCCGCTCGGACATCAGATGCACGAAGAGGAAGGTATATACGAAACTGCGGACCCCGACAGGGGCTCGAACAACAGGGGTGAAACACCAGACAGCGAAAG TGATGCATTTATTCAAGCTCAACAACAATTAGCCCGGTGGACGAATGAGGATGGAGTTCAATATCGACCGCCGCAGCAGAGCCCACCCTTCCCAACGTCATCGACGGGAACAACGATTCATCAGCCGCACCTGAAACTGCTACTACAATTAAGAAAACAACAGGAACTACAGCGGCAGAAGCAGCAAGCCGGACTGGAgatggagaaaaagagagaggaaggTCAGGAGGAAGAATTGGATATGGAGTATCAGGAAGAGCGAAAAGATATGGAGGATTCGGAACAACGACAGCAACAGGGAACGGAAAATCATCCGATAAAACATCGCGGCTATTATCCCTCCCCGCCCCATTCAGAAAACGGCCTTCACGACATGCACGTCGAAAAGGAGGCAATAAATGCTCAATCCCAACAACAAAACCCCCCCGAAATTCATCATGGAATCGATGTAAATCACATGCCTAATGTTAACAATTGCCCACTAGACGACGAGGAAGACGACGATGATAATTTTAGTCTAGATTGTAACATAAAGAACGATTCCCAGAAAGAATTATTAAATACCAACAACACtagtaataatgaaaatactgCCCTACTGCCCCCTTCGCATTTTCCTGAGTACAAgcattga
- the LOC124298249 gene encoding disintegrin and metalloproteinase domain-containing protein unc-71 isoform X7, producing MFWVYCGLFVLVIAVPGFTSSADSTSKREADYTLDDSFWNEESPVGEVERLLREYRQNQELVRNIGAHYYQIIYPVQLRHHEKMGISTREVGAKNPPRNGHGDNSYQNQRGRSRTGKHYHRTSILLKAFNHKFRLDLELNTQLLAPNLMQKHFLPSGAEQVSKQEIEHCFYHGTVKDYPGASAAFHTCDGVSGVIHLGNETFVMHPFYGGDMSQKHPHVIFEARTKANKGCANLVTNRQPKNRRQKHILGLSEDTFTRYKRDVREATKYIETAMIIDKAMFDKRNGSTRMQVVYDAIQVANIADLYFRTLNTRVSVVYIETWQGSNQAPINKSSEINKALQNFSDYTKRKLFSVEKDTTQLLTGETFHGESGIAVPGTVCSATSVGISVDLNSYEPHLVAGTMAHMIGHNIGMGHDNGREQCICRDWHGCIMAQSIVGLENVQPYKFSGCSKSDYEDALRLGHGICLLNKPNELASSVTGTCGNKKIDDGEDCDCGTIENCHEKDPCCDPITCKLTTEAECAGGPCCDNCKLRARGVVCRESTNECDLSEVCSGESGQCPIDVYKKNGSPCGNNSGYCFDGVCPALNLQCEQVWGYGGIAADKQCFEQFNSKGAINGHCGTDSSGHLVKCEAENIHCGSLQCQSGNKQPVISGMDQLYSRTIISIKGQDYECKSTTGTVEGSEMPDMGLVRDGTTCGDNLICVNQTCTSRFPHEHTGKCPTNRDDNECSGKGICTNRNKCHCNNGWAGPDCSILQELTTAGPTTSSTAMSGKSGLESKMAKKETPYENYHGSNTIFLVGMLMSVVGGVFIVFALMALCYRSVVVHKNFSLCLRRKSTIQKYDPPYSKKPAQKNYTGVSGNHNPEDAALDRVNKMLTFGSMPSYREHKPQTKRSGIEVEDGGTGAEEAVSFIDLPPNSLAKLPEKGILKKHGGYGIVMPDSCIKEKWADVDSHESDNQDAIMSQSENNLGGLLGIGGGGTISEVERTLKSLNGYHEDIIEALRNAASHRGLATTPSGSCSLLNEDAVRKSLAECDYVDSYSKRSGSQENMCENIRDDHSENRDDEDDDGAVPPCGTIRIRNLEDLIRQLEHHSMRNMSPSGSEDIRISESDRQYRIDSSVCSESSQGSRRCSRGRDDDSRFVYARYRQPSSGRSPYGTHQRPLGHQMHEEEGIYETADPDRGSNNRGETPDSESDAFIQAQQQLARWTNEDGVQYRPPQQSPPFPTSSTGTTIHQPHLKLLLQLRKQQELQRQKQQAGLEMEKKREEGQEEELDMEYQEERKDMEDSEQRQQQGTENHPIKHRGYYPSPPHSENGLHDMHVEKEAINAQSQQQNPPEIHHGIDVNHMPNVNNCPLDDEEDDDDNFSLDCNIKNDSQKELLNTNNTSNNENTALLPPSHFPEYKH from the exons agGCCGACTATACTTTAGATGATTCCTTTTGGAATGAAGAAAGTCCTGTTG gcGAGGTTGAGAGATTACTACGCGAATACAGACAGAACCAAGAGCTAGTACGAAATATCGGGGCCCATTACTATCAGATAATATACCCGGTCCAGTTGCGGCATCACGAGAAAATGGGAATATCCACAAGAGAAGTTGGGGCCAAG AACCCGCCAAGAAACGGACACGGAGATAACAGTTATCAGAATCAAAGAGGACGATCACGC ACGGGAAAACACTATCATCGGACGTCCATTCTTCTCAAGGCCTTCAACCATAAATTTCGTCTAGACTTAGAATTAAATAC GCAACTGTTAGCTCCGAATTTGATGCAGAAGCACTTTTTGCCAAGCGGTGCCGAACAAGTATCGAAACAG GAAATCGAGCACTGTTTTTATCACGGAACGGTCAAGGATTACCCGGGAGCAAGTGCGGCTTTTCACACCTGCGACGGAGTGAGCGGTGTTATTCATTTAGGCAACGAAACATTCGTCATGCATCCCTTCTACGGCGGGGATATGTCG CAGAAACATCCACACGTCATATTTGAAGCTCGTACAAAGGCTAATAAAGGCTGCGCAAATCTGGTTACTAATCGTCAGCCAAAAAATCGTAGGCAAAAACATATCCTCGGCCTTTCCGAAGACACATTCACCCGGTACAAACGTGACGTCCGCGAGGCCACAAAGTACATCGAAACAGCCATGATAATCGACAAGGCTATG TTTGACAAGAGGAATGGCAGTACGAGAATGCAAGTTGTCTACGACGCGATACAGGTTGCGAATATTGCAGACTTG TACTTTCGCACCCTGAATACAAGAGTGTCTGTAGTCTACATAGAAACGTGGCAAGGAAGTAACCAGGCACCGATAAACAAGAGCAGCGAAATAAATAAGGCACTTCAGAACTTCAGCGATTATACAAAGAGGAAACTTTTCAGCGTTGAGAAAGACACTACGCAGTTACTGAC GGGCGAAACATTCCACGGAGAATCGGGCATCGCGGTACCGGGAACGGTATGTTCAGCAACCTCGGTGGGAATAAGCGTCGACCTGAACAGTTACGAGCCTCACCTAGTCGCCGGTACGATGGCTCACATGATAGGTCACAACATCGGAATGGGTCACGACAACGGGA gAGAGCAATGCATCTGCAGAGACTGGCACGGTTGTATAATGGCGCAGTCGATAGTAGGCCTGGAAAATGTTCAACCGTATAAATTTTCCGGATGCAGTAAATCGGACTACGAAGACGCGTTGAGACTAGGCCACGGTATTTGTTTGCTCAACAAACCAAACGAG CTGGCATCATCGGTGACGGGGACTTGTGGCAACAAGAAAATCGACGACGGAGAAGACTGCGATTGCGGTACGATTGAAAATTGTCATGAAAAAGATCCCTGCTGTGATCCGATCACCTGCAAGCTAACCACCGAAGCGGAATGCGCTGGAGGTCCGTGCTGTGACAACTGCAAG CTTCGTGCTCGGGGCGTCGTTTGCCGTGAGTCAACAAACGAGTGCGACCTCTCCGAGGTGTGTTCCGGTGAATCGGGCCAGTGTCCGATCGACGTCTACAAGAAAAACGGAAGCCCCTGCGGCAACAACAGCGGATATTGTTTCGACGGCGTTTGTCCGGCCCTTAATCTACAGTGCGAACAGGTCTGGGGATACGGCGGTATCGCTGCCGACAAACAGTGCTTCGAACAGTTCAACTCCAAGGGGGCGATAAACGGTCATTGCGGGACCGACTCGAGTGGTCATCTGGTCAAGTGCGAGGCAGA GAACATTCATTGCGGTTCGCTGCAGTGCCAATCTGGTAACAAACAGCCGGTTATTTCGGGCATGGATCAGCTTTACTCGAGAACTATAATCAGCATAAAGGGTCAAGACTACGAGTGCAA GTCGACAACAGGGACTGTTGAGGGCTCCGAAATGCCGGACATGGGTCTAGTCAGAGACGGGACAACGTGCGGCGACAATCTG ATATGCGTCAATCAGACATGCACCAGTCGCTTTCCACACGAGCACACTGGCAAATGTCCTACAAATCGTGACGATAACGAATGCTCGGGAAAAGGA ATATGCACGAACAGAAATAAATGCCACTGTAATAACGGATGGGCAGGGCCCGACTGTTCGATACTTCAGGAGCTGACAACAGCGGGGCCAACAACATCCAGCACAGCAATGTCTGGTAAATCTGGCCTAGAGAGTAAAATGGCGAAGAAAGAAACCCCCTACG AGAACTACCACGGCTCAAACACTATATTTTTAGTTGGTATGCTCATGTCGGTGGTAGGGGGTGTTTTCATAGTATTTGCTCTGATGGCTCTCTGCTACAGGTCAGTCGTAGTACATAAAAACTTCTCCCTCTGTCTCAG AAGGAAAAGCACCATACAAAAATACGATCCACCATATTCAAAAAAACCAGCACAGAAAAACTACACAGGCGTATCCGGTAACCACAACCCCGAGGACGCCGCCCTCGACAGAGTCAACAAGATGCTCACATTCGGCAGCATGCCGTCCTACAG GGAGCATAAGCCACAGACGAAGAGGTCGGGAATCGAAGTGGAAGACGGAGGTACGGGAGCCGAGGAGGCTGTCTCTTTCATTGATCTCCCACCAAACAGTCTCGCAAAGTTGCCTGAGAAAGGAATTTTAAAGAAACACGGTGGTTATGGTATTGTAATGCCTGATAGTTGTATAAAAGAAAAGTGGGCCGATGTCGACTCACACGAATCGGATAACCAAGACGCGATAATGTCCCAGTCGGAAAATAACTTGGGTGGCTTGTTAGGTATAGGGGGTGGTGGAACGATATCGGAGGTTGAAAGGACACTAAAAAGCTTAAACGGTTACCACGAGGACATAATAGAGGCCCTGCGAAATGCCGCATCGCATCGGGGCCTCGCGACAACGCCGTCGGGGAGTTGCAGCCTCCTCAACGAGGACGCTGTCAGGAAGTCGTTGGCCGAGTGCGACTACGTCGATTCTTACAGCAAGCGCTCGGGCAGCCAGGAAAATATGTGCGAAAATATACGCGACGATCATTCGGAGAATcgcgacgacgaggacgacgacggTGCCGTTCCACCTTGCGGTACAATACGCATAAGGAACCTCGAGGACCTCATCAGACAGCTGGAGCACCATTCGATGCGCAACATGAGTCCGAGCGGTTCCGAGGACATTCGGATATCCGAGAGCGATCGTCAGTACAGGATAGACTCGTCCGTATGCAGCGAATCTTCTCAAGG AAGTCGTCGGTGCAGTCGAGGACGCGACGACGATTCGAGATTCGTTTACGCCAGATATCGACAGCCGTCGTCAGGTCGCAGTCCTTACGGAACTCACCAACGTCCGCTCGGACATCAGATGCACGAAGAGGAAGGTATATACGAAACTGCGGACCCCGACAGGGGCTCGAACAACAGGGGTGAAACACCAGACAGCGAAAG TGATGCATTTATTCAAGCTCAACAACAATTAGCCCGGTGGACGAATGAGGATGGAGTTCAATATCGACCGCCGCAGCAGAGCCCACCCTTCCCAACGTCATCGACGGGAACAACGATTCATCAGCCGCACCTGAAACTGCTACTACAATTAAGAAAACAACAGGAACTACAGCGGCAGAAGCAGCAAGCCGGACTGGAgatggagaaaaagagagaggaaggTCAGGAGGAAGAATTGGATATGGAGTATCAGGAAGAGCGAAAAGATATGGAGGATTCGGAACAACGACAGCAACAGGGAACGGAAAATCATCCGATAAAACATCGCGGCTATTATCCCTCCCCGCCCCATTCAGAAAACGGCCTTCACGACATGCACGTCGAAAAGGAGGCAATAAATGCTCAATCCCAACAACAAAACCCCCCCGAAATTCATCATGGAATCGATGTAAATCACATGCCTAATGTTAACAATTGCCCACTAGACGACGAGGAAGACGACGATGATAATTTTAGTCTAGATTGTAACATAAAGAACGATTCCCAGAAAGAATTATTAAATACCAACAACACtagtaataatgaaaatactgCCCTACTGCCCCCTTCGCATTTTCCTGAGTACAAgcattga